A stretch of the Thiocystis violascens DSM 198 genome encodes the following:
- a CDS encoding translocation/assembly module TamB domain-containing protein translates to MSERSDSDAVALDGGLEPSSGGADVPPADEKDARSPSPRRWRLPWLVAVPLQLLLALILLIALTLGTQTGLRVAIALAEDLVPGILSVAQVDGRALGRLHLEGIKMRLPAIDLTIGTLDLDWSPWSVFSGILSVQQLAVRDIDLVVAPSLDEEKEPFLLPEIDLPLRVELGDVLVERLRVFAPGEEEPGFVLDLATLSAHAQGSEVNLTRVEVRIQSLQFSAIAQGRANLLGHYPLDLGLDWDLSMAPAVRLVGKGRIGGDLQRLTIQHRVTGAVEAELDAHVQDVLGRPSWDGLIRIPRVDLPAFRPDLPAVETVARLETRGNLDAATLTGTVDARAPNLPDFGHLAVALDVLWKERVLSIRALELTEQVSEAVFSAQGQVDLNPSPGQFALKGNWKRLRWPLIGDLVAQSPQGDLDLSGDFDAFAYALSTEALGPGFPAARLALQGSGRPEGTHLETLRIETLGGLLEGSGDVAWSPAPTWNLTLAGRNLNPGEFVAGLEDRLSLRLASQGGLDGFDYGLTATTVGPGLPPANLTLNGTGDRNRTDLKTLRLDLLDGRIDGQAKVVFAPRLTWEASLALAGINPGTYAPDWPGRIDGRLTSQGTLEDDGPMLTAVIDGLKGTLRGYPIAAAGKIAMAGKTIRIERLTAESGPSTARVDGVIDERLELALALESPDLASLLPEARGRLKATGKVQGTLDAPRIALDLSATDAELAGQGIASLAGTAEVDLAPNGRFALQLDGQNLFAGGMRWSALALRGGGSMPDHRLSVALTGDPLSLNLAATGALAAGGAYRGQLATLDLKTADFGAWRLQRPTPFSLEQPKIAAGPLCIRHAQGSGGCMSFDQTDAGRWTVSLDLDKLDFGLLAGLLPENLSAEGGARLKGNFQAANGVLDGSATAEIPDGRIQLALGQGKRETLDFSRARLTLDASARGLSARLGLPLKDLGEIAGDLSLPGWRLDAPARPGQPLNGRVRADVRGLARIANLVPDIARLSGSLDADLTLGGTLAEPGVKGRADLRNVNFEVPLIALKVKDLNLSAIAPTLERMELQGQADIGGGRLDLSGDSRFGGGGFAARFKASGDRLKVADTKEYFALVSPTFDLEATSKEAALRGEIRVPEARIRPRAIPAGAVSPSRDVVLEGPATALRASGEKSSYPFSLDLRLVLGDEVSIDAFGVRGRLEGGLSVIQAPGRDMLGDGQLQIVEGEYRLSGGFGLAAELGAPLTITQGRLIFAKTPIGNPGLLLQAEREGGDTTAGVRVLGTLRNPKLAFFSESDPGMTQAEITKYLMTGIPPSANDRSDQAGLAVGTYIAPKIYMEYESGLGDEDNKVRLRYNLSRHIELQTETGENPGADIYFKFEN, encoded by the coding sequence GTGAGCGAGCGATCAGACAGCGATGCCGTCGCCCTGGATGGGGGCTTGGAACCGTCTTCCGGGGGGGCGGACGTCCCGCCCGCGGACGAAAAGGACGCCCGTTCCCCATCGCCTCGCCGCTGGCGCCTGCCTTGGCTGGTCGCCGTCCCGTTGCAACTCCTGCTGGCCCTGATCCTGCTGATCGCGCTGACGCTCGGCACGCAGACCGGTCTGCGCGTCGCCATCGCGCTCGCCGAGGATCTGGTTCCGGGCATCCTGAGCGTCGCGCAGGTCGATGGGCGTGCGTTGGGCCGGCTGCATCTGGAAGGGATCAAAATGCGTCTGCCGGCGATCGACCTGACGATCGGCACGCTCGACCTCGATTGGTCGCCCTGGTCGGTTTTCTCCGGCATCCTGTCCGTCCAACAACTGGCGGTGCGCGACATCGATCTGGTGGTCGCGCCCAGCCTGGATGAAGAAAAGGAGCCCTTTCTCCTACCGGAAATCGATCTGCCGCTGCGGGTCGAACTCGGTGACGTCCTGGTCGAACGTCTAAGGGTCTTCGCGCCGGGCGAGGAGGAACCTGGATTCGTCCTCGACCTTGCCACGCTCAGCGCGCACGCACAGGGGAGCGAGGTCAACCTGACCCGCGTCGAGGTTCGGATACAGAGCCTCCAGTTCAGCGCCATTGCCCAGGGTCGCGCCAATCTGCTGGGGCATTATCCCCTGGATCTTGGCCTCGATTGGGACTTGAGCATGGCGCCCGCTGTCCGATTGGTCGGCAAGGGCCGCATCGGGGGCGATCTGCAGCGGCTGACGATCCAGCATCGTGTCACGGGCGCGGTCGAGGCGGAGCTGGATGCCCATGTTCAGGATGTCCTGGGACGTCCGAGTTGGGATGGGCTGATCAGGATCCCGCGGGTTGATCTTCCCGCCTTCCGACCGGATTTGCCCGCTGTGGAGACCGTCGCTCGACTGGAGACGCGCGGCAATCTGGACGCGGCGACGCTCACCGGCACCGTCGATGCCCGCGCGCCGAATCTCCCGGATTTCGGACATCTGGCCGTTGCGCTGGATGTGCTCTGGAAGGAGCGCGTGCTCTCGATCCGCGCGCTGGAGCTGACCGAGCAGGTGTCCGAGGCCGTTTTCAGCGCCCAGGGACAGGTCGATCTCAATCCCAGCCCCGGTCAGTTCGCGCTCAAGGGGAACTGGAAACGTCTGCGCTGGCCCTTGATCGGCGATCTGGTGGCCCAGTCGCCGCAGGGCGATCTGGATCTGTCCGGAGATTTCGACGCCTTCGCGTATGCGTTGTCCACCGAGGCGCTGGGGCCGGGTTTCCCCGCCGCCAGACTGGCGCTGCAAGGCAGCGGCAGACCGGAAGGCACACACCTCGAAACCCTGAGGATCGAGACGCTGGGCGGTCTGCTCGAAGGTTCGGGCGATGTGGCCTGGTCGCCAGCGCCGACCTGGAACCTGACGCTCGCCGGCCGGAATCTCAATCCGGGTGAGTTCGTCGCGGGGCTGGAGGATCGACTGAGCCTACGGCTCGCCAGCCAGGGCGGGCTGGACGGTTTCGACTATGGCCTGACCGCGACGACGGTCGGCCCCGGTCTGCCGCCGGCGAATCTGACCCTGAACGGGACCGGCGACCGCAATCGCACCGACCTGAAGACCCTGCGTCTGGACCTGCTGGACGGCCGCATCGACGGTCAGGCCAAGGTCGTCTTCGCGCCGCGCCTGACCTGGGAGGCCAGTCTCGCGCTGGCTGGAATCAATCCAGGCACTTATGCACCGGACTGGCCTGGCCGGATCGATGGCCGGCTGACGAGTCAGGGCACGTTGGAAGACGACGGCCCGATGCTCACAGCGGTCATTGATGGATTGAAGGGAACGCTGCGGGGCTACCCGATCGCCGCCGCTGGCAAAATCGCGATGGCAGGAAAAACAATTCGCATCGAGCGCCTGACAGCCGAGTCCGGACCCAGCACAGCGCGGGTCGATGGCGTGATCGACGAACGCCTAGAGCTTGCGCTCGCCCTGGAATCGCCCGACCTGGCGAGCCTGCTGCCGGAGGCTCGGGGGCGCCTGAAAGCGACCGGCAAGGTCCAGGGGACGCTCGACGCGCCTCGGATTGCCCTGGATCTGTCGGCGACCGACGCCGAACTGGCGGGGCAGGGGATTGCCTCGCTGGCCGGGACCGCCGAGGTGGACCTGGCTCCCAATGGCCGGTTTGCGCTCCAGTTGGACGGCCAGAATCTGTTCGCGGGTGGGATGCGCTGGAGCGCGCTGGCGCTGCGTGGGGGCGGCTCCATGCCGGATCATCGACTCTCGGTCGCCCTGACCGGCGATCCGCTCTCGCTCAATCTCGCCGCGACCGGCGCTCTGGCGGCGGGCGGCGCCTATCGCGGACAGCTCGCGACGCTCGATCTCAAGACGGCTGATTTTGGGGCCTGGCGTCTGCAACGCCCGACGCCCTTCAGTCTGGAGCAACCCAAGATCGCCGCCGGTCCGCTTTGCATTCGTCACGCGCAAGGCTCCGGCGGCTGCATGTCCTTCGACCAGACGGATGCCGGACGCTGGACCGTCAGCCTGGATCTGGACAAGCTCGACTTCGGTCTGCTGGCGGGTCTGCTGCCCGAGAACCTGAGCGCCGAGGGTGGCGCCCGGCTCAAGGGGAACTTCCAGGCGGCGAACGGGGTGCTCGACGGCTCCGCCACCGCGGAGATTCCCGACGGGCGGATCCAGCTTGCACTGGGGCAGGGGAAACGCGAGACGCTGGATTTTTCGCGCGCCCGTCTGACGCTCGATGCGAGCGCGCGGGGATTGTCCGCCCGGCTCGGTCTGCCGCTCAAGGATCTCGGCGAGATCGCGGGCGATCTGAGTCTACCCGGCTGGCGGCTCGATGCCCCGGCGCGTCCGGGTCAGCCCTTGAATGGGCGTGTCCGGGCCGATGTCCGGGGTCTGGCGCGGATCGCCAATCTGGTTCCGGACATCGCGCGGCTGAGCGGTTCGCTGGATGCCGACCTGACCCTGGGCGGTACGCTGGCCGAACCTGGAGTCAAGGGTCGGGCGGATCTTCGGAACGTCAACTTCGAGGTGCCCTTGATCGCGCTCAAGGTCAAGGATCTGAACCTGAGCGCCATCGCTCCCACGCTCGAACGGATGGAACTGCAAGGTCAGGCGGACATCGGCGGCGGCCGGCTCGATCTGTCGGGGGACAGCCGATTCGGCGGCGGCGGTTTCGCCGCCCGGTTCAAGGCGTCCGGGGATCGGCTGAAGGTGGCCGACACCAAAGAATACTTCGCGCTCGTCTCGCCCACCTTCGACCTGGAGGCGACCTCGAAGGAGGCTGCCCTGCGCGGCGAGATCCGTGTCCCCGAGGCGCGCATCCGCCCCCGCGCGATTCCGGCTGGAGCCGTCTCGCCATCACGCGATGTCGTCCTGGAAGGCCCTGCGACTGCGCTCAGGGCAAGCGGTGAAAAGTCGTCCTATCCGTTCTCGCTGGATCTCCGGTTGGTATTGGGGGATGAGGTGAGCATCGATGCCTTCGGCGTGCGCGGTCGGCTGGAGGGCGGTCTCAGCGTGATTCAGGCGCCGGGCAGGGACATGCTCGGCGACGGTCAGCTGCAGATCGTCGAGGGTGAATACCGACTGTCTGGCGGATTCGGGCTGGCCGCCGAATTGGGCGCCCCGTTGACGATCACCCAGGGCCGTCTGATCTTCGCCAAGACTCCCATCGGCAACCCCGGTCTGCTGCTCCAGGCCGAGCGCGAGGGCGGCGATACTACCGCTGGTGTGCGGGTGCTCGGCACCCTGCGTAATCCCAAGCTGGCCTTTTTCTCCGAAAGCGATCCGGGAATGACCCAGGCCGAAATCACCAAATATCTCATGACGGGAATCCCGCCCTCCGCGAACGACCGGAGCGACCAGGCCGGGCTCGCGGTCGGCACCTACATCGCCCCAAAGATTTATATGGAATATGAGAGCGGGCTCGGCGACGAGGACAATAAGGTCCGGCTGCGGTATAACCTTTCCCGCCATATCGAGTTGCAAACCGAGACCGGCGAGAATCCAGGCGCCGATATCTATTTCAAGTTCGAGAATTGA
- a CDS encoding lysophospholipid acyltransferase family protein, whose product MLSHPRYWLSWVAVGMIQGLGRLPFPVIWALGTLLGRLGYRFASARRLVGRRNLELCLPDASATERERILRAHFGWLGVAALSQGVRWGISRARIARLTRVRNREFIDACIAEGRPVILLAPHFIALELGGAAFTALVHPGVHMYQKVRNPVMDWRVRRARCQFGSIPVERQDDLRGLIREIRKGAPFIYLPDQDAGRRGIFVPFCGLSAATVPMLGRFAAMTDAVVIPTFARFLPWGRGLEVIFDPPLEDFPSGDPQKDTARMNAVIEARLHSMPEQYFWVHRRFKTRPPGEPPIYPPKRRRRK is encoded by the coding sequence GTGCTCTCGCATCCGCGCTATTGGCTGAGTTGGGTTGCCGTCGGGATGATTCAGGGGCTGGGACGGCTGCCCTTTCCCGTGATCTGGGCGCTTGGCACCCTGTTAGGTCGCTTGGGCTATCGGTTCGCCAGCGCGCGACGACTGGTCGGGCGCCGCAATCTGGAGCTTTGCCTGCCCGACGCGAGCGCGACCGAGCGCGAGCGCATTCTCCGCGCCCATTTCGGCTGGCTCGGGGTCGCGGCGTTGAGTCAGGGAGTGCGCTGGGGCATCTCGCGCGCCCGGATCGCCCGCCTGACACGCGTCCGCAACCGCGAATTCATCGATGCCTGCATCGCCGAGGGACGCCCGGTGATTCTGCTGGCGCCCCATTTCATCGCGCTGGAACTCGGCGGCGCGGCCTTTACCGCCCTGGTCCATCCGGGCGTCCATATGTATCAGAAAGTCCGCAACCCGGTCATGGACTGGCGGGTACGCCGCGCCCGCTGTCAGTTCGGCAGTATCCCGGTCGAGCGTCAGGACGATCTGCGTGGACTCATTCGCGAGATCCGCAAGGGCGCGCCCTTCATTTATCTGCCCGATCAGGATGCCGGACGGCGCGGGATCTTCGTCCCCTTCTGCGGTCTGTCCGCCGCGACCGTGCCCATGCTCGGGCGTTTCGCGGCCATGACCGATGCGGTCGTGATCCCGACCTTCGCGCGCTTTCTGCCCTGGGGGCGCGGGCTGGAGGTGATCTTCGACCCGCCGCTTGAAGATTTCCCCAGCGGCGATCCGCAAAAGGATACCGCGCGCATGAACGCGGTCATCGAGGCGCGTCTTCACAGCATGCCGGAGCAGTATTTCTGGGTCCATCGTCGCTTCAAGACCCGTCCGCCCGGCGAACCGCCGATCTATCCGCCGAAACGGAGACGCCGCAAATGA
- a CDS encoding lysylphosphatidylglycerol synthase transmembrane domain-containing protein: MSPMNEETKGQGAPRLGRGRDWILGGTLLLALLAAVHWSIGWGPLLAPWRELSPWLLGWLFLLTALSYALRAVRVHDYFRPRFNGQFPVVLRLSILHNTANNLLPMRAGEFVFPWLMRRYFGHGLLDSAAALLWIRLLDLHFLALIAILILNLSHPSWIWWGLALLWVGGLALVVLVSGMGETARLAGDGKIRSIIRRVLLAAPGDHWLVARVYGWTALIWSLKFAAFTSLLRFFLPLDLWRLLAGVMGAELSSVLPFHGIAGSGSYELAAVAALAPLGVDPKLALAGAVNLHLFLLGSTLILGGLAFLLPKSAGKAAVSQAFS, translated from the coding sequence ATGAGCCCGATGAACGAGGAGACGAAGGGGCAGGGCGCCCCGCGGCTTGGGCGCGGGCGCGATTGGATCCTGGGCGGAACCCTGCTGCTGGCCCTGCTCGCCGCCGTGCACTGGTCGATCGGTTGGGGGCCGTTGCTCGCGCCCTGGCGCGAACTCTCGCCCTGGCTGCTCGGCTGGCTGTTTCTGCTGACGGCGCTCAGTTACGCCCTGCGCGCGGTGCGGGTCCATGACTATTTTCGACCCCGCTTCAACGGGCAATTTCCGGTCGTGCTGCGTCTGAGCATCTTGCATAACACGGCGAACAATCTGCTGCCCATGCGCGCCGGCGAGTTCGTTTTTCCCTGGCTGATGCGCCGGTATTTCGGTCATGGACTGCTGGATTCGGCTGCGGCGCTGCTGTGGATCCGGCTGCTGGATCTGCATTTTCTGGCCCTGATCGCGATCCTCATCCTGAATCTGAGCCATCCCTCCTGGATCTGGTGGGGTCTGGCTCTGCTCTGGGTCGGAGGGCTGGCGCTCGTCGTGCTTGTCAGCGGGATGGGCGAGACGGCGCGGCTGGCCGGGGACGGCAAGATCCGCTCGATCATTCGCCGGGTGCTGCTGGCCGCGCCCGGCGATCACTGGCTGGTCGCGCGGGTCTATGGTTGGACGGCCCTGATCTGGAGCCTCAAGTTCGCGGCCTTCACCAGTCTGCTGAGGTTCTTTCTGCCGTTGGATTTATGGCGTCTGCTCGCCGGCGTCATGGGCGCCGAACTCTCCAGCGTGCTGCCCTTTCACGGCATTGCCGGCAGCGGCAGTTACGAACTGGCGGCGGTCGCGGCGCTGGCGCCACTGGGGGTCGACCCCAAACTGGCGCTGGCTGGCGCGGTCAATCTGCATCTGTTCCTGTTGGGCAGTACCCTGATTCTCGGCGGGCTGGCGTTTCTGTTGCCGAAGTCGGCGGGGAAAGCAGCGGTCAGTCAGGCGTTTTCGTAG
- the pap gene encoding polyphosphate:AMP phosphotransferase, producing the protein MFEATKVGRSVSKEDYKEQQEELRTQLLAAQRDLRAFNVPVIVLVSGVEAAGKGEVINRLNEWLDARGVQTFAFWDESDEERERPRYWRFWRSMPPRGEISILFGGWYQTPIEHRFKGHCTDAELDGELNRIVDFERMLIQDGALIVKFWFHMSETDQKARLKELSRDDKSRWKMLPEKSKFSEHYAAFEQVAERVILHTDRGVSPWYLIEAGDRRYRDLTVGKTLLHSIRSRLSEATTEEQNNSLVSPDLPSSASAQITLLDQLDLSLAIPRDDYKTELKRLQTEINELAWTAYNKKRSTVLMFEGVDAGGKGGAIRRITSSIDARLYRAIPVAAPTDEEKAHHYLWRFWRHIPRAGYITLYDRSWYGRVLVERVEGFAGDAEWRRAYSEINRFEEQLVDSGVILIKFWLHISQDEQLKRFKDRENVPYKRYKITEDDWRNREKWPHYKEAVNEMVARTSTKHAAWTLVEGNDKPYARIKVMRTICDTLTEALKRDPTPTTGYVPCGDKRIEDVKKPNGNH; encoded by the coding sequence ATGTTCGAGGCAACAAAAGTCGGCCGCTCGGTCAGCAAGGAAGATTACAAAGAGCAGCAGGAGGAACTGCGCACGCAACTGTTGGCCGCCCAGCGCGATTTGAGAGCATTCAATGTTCCCGTGATCGTACTGGTCTCGGGCGTCGAAGCGGCGGGCAAGGGCGAGGTGATCAACCGTCTCAACGAATGGCTGGATGCGCGCGGGGTGCAGACGTTCGCCTTTTGGGACGAGTCCGACGAGGAACGCGAGCGTCCGCGCTACTGGCGCTTCTGGCGCTCGATGCCCCCACGCGGCGAGATTTCGATCCTCTTCGGCGGCTGGTATCAGACCCCCATCGAGCATCGCTTCAAGGGTCACTGCACCGACGCGGAACTGGACGGCGAACTCAACCGCATCGTCGACTTCGAGCGTATGCTGATCCAGGATGGCGCGCTGATCGTCAAGTTCTGGTTCCACATGTCCGAGACGGATCAAAAAGCCCGCCTGAAGGAGCTTTCCCGCGACGACAAGAGCCGCTGGAAAATGCTCCCGGAGAAGAGCAAATTCTCGGAACATTACGCCGCTTTCGAGCAGGTCGCCGAGCGGGTCATCCTGCACACCGACCGCGGGGTCTCGCCCTGGTATCTGATCGAGGCTGGCGACCGGCGGTATCGCGATCTGACCGTCGGCAAGACCCTGCTGCATTCCATTCGCTCCCGGCTCAGCGAAGCCACGACCGAGGAGCAGAACAACAGCCTGGTCAGCCCGGATCTGCCGAGCAGCGCCAGCGCCCAGATCACCCTGCTCGACCAACTGGATCTGTCGCTCGCCATCCCGCGCGACGATTACAAGACCGAGCTGAAACGCCTGCAAACCGAGATCAACGAACTCGCCTGGACCGCCTACAATAAAAAGCGTTCGACCGTCCTGATGTTCGAGGGCGTGGACGCCGGCGGCAAGGGCGGCGCGATCCGGCGCATCACCAGCAGCATCGACGCCCGACTCTACCGCGCCATCCCGGTCGCCGCGCCCACCGACGAGGAAAAGGCGCACCATTATCTGTGGCGTTTCTGGCGGCACATCCCCCGCGCCGGCTATATCACGCTCTACGACCGCTCCTGGTATGGTCGGGTCTTGGTCGAGCGGGTCGAGGGCTTTGCCGGCGATGCCGAATGGCGGCGCGCTTACTCGGAGATCAATCGCTTCGAGGAGCAACTGGTCGACAGCGGCGTGATTCTGATCAAATTCTGGCTGCACATCAGCCAGGACGAACAGCTCAAGCGCTTCAAGGACCGCGAGAACGTCCCCTACAAACGCTACAAAATCACCGAGGACGACTGGCGCAACCGCGAGAAATGGCCGCACTACAAGGAGGCCGTCAATGAGATGGTCGCCCGTACCAGCACCAAGCACGCGGCCTGGACCCTGGTCGAGGGCAACGACAAACCCTATGCCCGCATCAAGGTCATGCGCACCATCTGCGATACCCTGACCGAGGCATTGAAGCGGGATCCGACGCCCACCACCGGTTACGTCCCCTGCGGAGACAAGCGGATCGAGGACGTGAAGAAGCCGAACGGAAACCATTGA
- a CDS encoding Lrp/AsnC family transcriptional regulator: MKLDRYDQRILAELQSDGRISNQDLAERIGLSPSPCLRRVRALEDAGIILGYRAWLDARKLGLDLLVILSISMDRHTPERFERFEAAVEAIPEVLECLLITGRDADYQLKVVARDMDAYQDLLLNRITRIEGVAGVHSSFVLRRVLERTSLPLSSMSATRP, encoded by the coding sequence ATGAAACTCGACCGTTACGATCAGCGCATCCTCGCCGAACTACAATCGGACGGACGCATCAGCAACCAGGATCTCGCCGAGCGCATCGGCCTGTCGCCCTCACCCTGCCTGCGCCGGGTGCGCGCCCTGGAGGACGCCGGCATCATCCTTGGCTATCGCGCCTGGCTCGACGCCCGCAAGCTCGGGCTGGATCTCCTGGTCATCCTGAGCATCTCCATGGATCGCCACACCCCGGAGCGCTTCGAGCGTTTCGAGGCCGCCGTCGAGGCCATTCCCGAGGTGCTGGAATGCCTGCTGATCACCGGTCGCGACGCCGACTATCAACTCAAGGTCGTCGCGCGCGACATGGATGCCTATCAGGATTTACTGCTCAACAGGATCACGCGCATCGAGGGCGTCGCGGGCGTGCATTCCAGTTTCGTGCTGCGGCGGGTACTGGAACGGACCAGTCTGCCGTTAAGTTCAATGAGCGCGACAAGGCCCTAG
- the leuA gene encoding 2-isopropylmalate synthase — translation MNSFDHRRYRPGPAMRLPNRQWPNRTVQQAPIWASVDLRDGNQALREPMNVDQKRRLWDLLIKLGFKEIEVGFPAASQPDFDFVRGLIEEDRIPEDVTVQVLVQAREDLIRRTFESLRGARRAIVHVYNSTSPVQRERVFEQDREGVKALACQGADWVRRESLRYPETRWTFQYSPESFTATEPDYAVEVCEAVLEVWQPTPERPCILNLPATVEVSSPNVFADQVEFFATHLRRRECVILSVHTHNDRGGAVAAAELALLAGADRVEGTLLGNGERTGNADLLTLAMNLYSQGIDPCLNLGDPDEIVRVCAECTGLALHPRHPWVGELVYTAFSGSHQDAIRKCLSVQRADQPWQVAYLPIDPKDLGRDYQAVIRVNSQSGKGGVAFVLERDYGLTLPRWLQLELARLVQRASEARGGEMAAADIQTMFRDHFITDQVPWRLLGYRIDRNGHDVIEVRIGGSDGEQRLRGEGEGAIAAFVDAWTRWSGRRIGVLDYREHAIGARTDAEAAAYVLLDLDGQRVAGASIDQDTVAASMRAVLSALNRQATVECAEAA, via the coding sequence ATGAACAGTTTTGACCACCGTCGCTACCGCCCCGGCCCGGCGATGCGCCTACCGAACCGGCAGTGGCCGAATCGAACCGTCCAGCAGGCGCCCATCTGGGCCAGCGTAGACCTGCGCGACGGCAATCAGGCGCTGCGCGAGCCGATGAACGTGGACCAGAAGCGCCGTCTTTGGGATTTGTTGATCAAACTCGGTTTCAAGGAGATCGAGGTCGGATTTCCGGCCGCGAGTCAGCCGGATTTCGATTTCGTGCGCGGCTTGATCGAGGAAGACCGGATTCCGGAGGACGTGACCGTTCAGGTGCTGGTGCAGGCGCGCGAGGATCTGATCCGACGCACCTTCGAGTCTCTGCGCGGCGCGCGGCGGGCCATCGTCCATGTTTACAACTCCACCTCGCCGGTCCAGCGCGAACGTGTGTTCGAGCAGGATCGCGAGGGGGTGAAAGCGCTCGCGTGCCAGGGGGCGGATTGGGTGCGACGCGAGTCGCTGCGCTACCCGGAGACGCGCTGGACCTTCCAATATTCGCCGGAGAGCTTCACCGCGACCGAGCCAGACTATGCCGTGGAGGTCTGCGAGGCGGTGCTGGAGGTCTGGCAGCCGACCCCGGAGCGGCCTTGCATTCTCAATCTGCCGGCGACCGTGGAGGTGTCGAGCCCGAATGTGTTCGCCGATCAGGTGGAGTTTTTCGCCACCCATCTGCGCCGGCGCGAGTGCGTCATCCTGTCGGTACATACGCACAATGACCGTGGCGGCGCGGTCGCGGCGGCGGAACTGGCGCTGCTGGCGGGTGCGGACCGCGTCGAGGGCACTCTGCTGGGCAATGGCGAGCGGACCGGCAACGCCGATCTCTTGACGCTGGCCATGAATCTCTACAGCCAGGGCATCGATCCCTGTCTGAATCTTGGCGATCCGGACGAGATTGTCCGGGTCTGTGCGGAGTGCACGGGGCTGGCGCTGCATCCCCGCCATCCCTGGGTGGGCGAACTGGTCTACACCGCCTTTTCGGGCAGTCATCAGGACGCCATCCGCAAATGTCTGTCCGTTCAGCGCGCCGACCAGCCCTGGCAGGTGGCCTATCTGCCCATCGATCCCAAGGATCTGGGGCGCGACTATCAGGCCGTGATCCGCGTCAACAGCCAGTCAGGCAAGGGCGGGGTGGCGTTCGTCCTGGAGCGCGATTATGGTCTGACGCTGCCCCGCTGGCTTCAGCTTGAGTTGGCGCGCCTAGTTCAGCGCGCAAGCGAGGCGCGTGGCGGCGAGATGGCGGCGGCCGACATCCAGACGATGTTCCGCGACCATTTCATCACCGATCAGGTGCCCTGGCGTTTGTTGGGCTATCGGATCGACCGCAACGGTCATGATGTCATCGAGGTCCGGATCGGCGGAAGCGACGGCGAGCAACGCTTGCGCGGGGAAGGGGAGGGCGCCATCGCGGCCTTTGTCGACGCCTGGACACGCTGGAGCGGCCGGCGGATCGGCGTGCTGGACTATCGGGAGCATGCCATCGGCGCGCGCACGGATGCCGAGGCGGCGGCTTATGTGCTACTCGATCTGGATGGCCAGCGGGTGGCCGGCGCGTCCATCGATCAGGATACCGTGGCGGCTTCGATGCGGGCGGTTCTGTCGGCCTTGAATCGACAGGCGACGGTCGAGTGCGCGGAGGCGGCGTAG
- a CDS encoding STAS domain-containing protein, translating to MPMMTSFIPSEDRLDLLFHGDLDLTISEDACRVFADIPVGLRTCIMDLTRLDRVFDSGLALLWMLNERLRRIGATVVILSDHPELQHRLPRVMTNAFNIVPKDSPNARERLMSQAPRPV from the coding sequence ATGCCGATGATGACATCATTTATTCCAAGTGAGGACAGACTCGATCTGTTATTCCACGGCGATCTCGATCTGACGATCTCGGAAGACGCTTGCCGGGTCTTTGCCGACATCCCGGTCGGCCTGCGAACCTGCATCATGGATCTGACCCGTCTCGATCGGGTTTTCGACTCCGGACTTGCACTGCTGTGGATGCTGAACGAGCGTCTGCGGCGCATTGGCGCGACCGTGGTGATCCTGAGCGATCACCCGGAACTTCAGCACCGACTGCCGCGCGTGATGACGAATGCCTTTAATATCGTCCCGAAAGATTCCCCGAACGCGCGCGAGCGATTGATGTCGCAAGCACCAAGACCCGTCTGA